A window from Gossypium raimondii isolate GPD5lz chromosome 7, ASM2569854v1, whole genome shotgun sequence encodes these proteins:
- the LOC105803590 gene encoding receptor-like protein 7, with product MGQLLQHFLLKCLLFLILSHFLTQCVSSVLRSCLDSERSALLRLKDGFILNRSASYDTLAYPKVSSWKLEGQVGGDCCSWDGIECDDNTGHVIGLDLSSSFLYGSINSNNSLFQLHHLRRLNLSDNNFNRSEIPSAIGNLTRLSRLDLSWSGFTGQIPYEVLLLSNLVILDLSRNRLELRNPSLKSLSERLLNLKHLDLYMVNVSSTIPQSLANLSALTYLSLDACELHGSFPIEVFQLHHLRRLSLCDNDFNGSEIPSAIANLTRLSRLDLSSSGFTGQIPYEVLQLSNLVILDLSGNPLELRNPSLKSLSERLLNLKILDLDMVNVSSTIPQSLANLSALTYLSLEGCELHGTFPTSLANLTQLTYLSLAGNEFSPATLPWLTQLTKLTALNLDSTNSYGEVLSYLKNLTKLTYLTLTRNQFSERIPSWFGNLTGLNTLALGSNEFWGSIPKSIFTLKNLVDLDLYGNHLSGTYKLESFLNLKNLKTLQLSSNQFSLLSTTVINVTVPKFTLLTLASCNLSKFPSFLSSQDKLELLDLGGNKIHGCIPKWIWGLSGQTLQVLDLSENFLTGFDEPTVVPSWTILRKLDLSYNMLQGSLPNLPASIYQYFVSNNLLKGEISSGICNLTSITVLDLSNNSFSGMLPPCLGNLSESLSVLNLQNNNFSGPIPRACEKGNTLRMIDLSQNQLNGRIPRSLVNCNMLELLNLGNNQIEDTFPSWLGRLQELKILILRHNGFHGAIGEPKSNEFPKLQILDLSFNKLTGCLPSRHFQIWKAMKVVDVGNLRYLKADVSFEGRETNWTIDFSYSMTMTKAGVELKYEKIQDFLVAIDLSSNKFDGCIPEDIQMVKALQFLNLSNNFLSGPIPSSLANLSNLQALDLSRNKLSGEIPQELVQLTFLGFFNVSHNQLTGPIPQGKQFGTFENNSFEGNLGLCGNPLSKKCYPKGLSPPPPSLSKKDDGEDSWLQLGWKAIMLGYGSGVVNGLVLGYLFNPMKHKLFVKYFGRKMQNRRRGRMN from the coding sequence ATGGGGCAGTTATTACAACACTTTCTACTAAAATGCTTACTCTTTTTAattctctctcattttcttaCTCAATGTGTTTCTTCTGTGCTGCGATCTTGTCTGGATTCTGAACGCTCTGCTTTGTTGCGGTTGAAGGATGGCTTCATTCTTAATCGGTCAGCTTCTTATGATACTTTAGCTTATCCGAAAGTTAGTTCATGGAAACTTGAAGGACAGGTCGGTGGGGATTGCTGCTCTTGGGATGGAATTGAGTGCGATGATAACACTGGTCACGTTATTGGACTTGATCTCAGCAGTAGTTTCCTTTATGGCTCTATCAACTCCAACAACAGCCTTTTCCAGCTCCATCACCTTAGAAGGCTCAACCTTTCGGACAATAACTTCAATCGCTCTGAAATCCCTTCTGCAATTGGTAACCTTACAAGGCTATCACGGTTGGACCTCTCCTGGTCTGGCTTTACAGGTCAAATTCCATATGAAGTTCTATTGCTTTCAAACCTGGTGATACTTGATCTCTCTAGGAATCGATTAGAGCTCCGAAACCCAAGCTTGAAAAGTTTATCCGAGAGGTTATTGAACCTCAAGCATCTTGATCTTTACATGGTAAATGTATCGTCGACAATCCCTCAGAGTTTGGCAAATTTATCTGCTTTAACATATCTCTCTCTTGACGCTTGTGAATTGCATGGTTCATTTCCTATTGAAGTTTTCCAGCTCCATCACCTTAGAAGGCTCAGCCTTTGTGACAATGACTTCAACGGCTCTGAAATCCCTTCTGCAATTGCTAACCTTACAAGGCTATCACGGTTGGACCTCTCCTCGTCTGGCTTTACAGGTCAAATTCCATATGAAGTTCTACAGCTTTCAAACCTGGTGATACTTGATCTCTCTGGGAATCCATTAGAGCTCCGAAACCCAAGTTTGAAAAGTTTATCCGAGAGGTTATTGAACCTCAAGATTCTTGATCTTGACATGGTAAATGTATCTTCAACAATCCCTCAGAGTTTGGCAAATTTATCTGCTTTAACATATCTCTCTCTTGAGGGTTGTGAATTGCATGGTACATTTCCCACTTCCCTTGCCAACCTTACCCAGCTCACTTACCTCTCTCTAGCTGGAAATGAATTTAGCCCTGCCACTTTGCCTTGGCTTACTCAGCTAACCAAACTAACCGCATTGAATTTAGATTCTACAAATTCATACGGTGAAGTCCTATCTTATTTAAAAAACCTTACCAAGCTTACATATTTGACACTTACCCGGAATCAATTTTCTGAACGAATCCCATCTTGGTTTGGTAATCTTACTGGGCTGAACACTTTGGCTCTCGGTTCGAATGAATTTTGGGGTTCGATACCAAAATCAATCTTTACACTGAAAAATCTTGTAGATCTTGATTTATACGGTAACCACCTCAGCGGCACCTACAAATTAGAATCCTTTCTAAATCTTAAAAACCTGAAGACGCTTCAACTGTCTAGTAATCAGTTTTCATTGCTCAGTACAACTGTTATTAATGTTACTGTTCCAAAGTTTACCTTGTTAACATTGGCTTCTTGCAACTTATCCAAGTTCCCGAGTTTCCTTTCGAGTCAAGACAAACTGGAGCTTCTTGATCTTGGTGGTAACAAAATCCATGGGTGTATCCCCAAATGGATATGGGGCTTATCTGGTCAAACTCTTCAAGTTTTAGATTTAAGTGAAAACTTTCTTACAGGTTTCGACGAACCAACTGTTGTCCCTTCATGGACCATTCTAAGAAAGTTGGACCTTAGTTATAACATGCTACAAGGGTCCCTACCAAATCTACCCGCTTCCATTTACCAATATTTTGTCTCAAACAACCTACTCAAGGGAGAAATCTCATCAGGGATATGCAACCTGACTTCTATAACTGTACTTGACCTATCAAATAATAGCTTCAGCGGCATGCTTCCGCCATGTTTGGGCAACCTAAGCGAATCACTTTCAGTACTAAATCTCCAAAACAATAACTTTAGTGGCCCTATTCCTCGAGCATGTGAAAAAGGAAACACATTGAGGATGATTGATCTTAGTCAAAATCAATTGAATGGACGTATTCCGAGATCACTGGTTAATTGCAACATGCTAGAGCTTCTTAATTTGGGAAATAATCAAATAGAGGATACGTTTCCCTCTTGGTTGGGAAGGCTTCAAGAGTTGAAAATTCTCATCCTACGACATAATGGATTTCATGGTGCAATTGGAGAACCAAAATCCAATGAGTTTCCAAAGTTGCAAATTCTTGATCTTTCCTTCAATAAATTGACAGGTTGTTTGCCATCTCGTCACTTCCAAATATGGAAGGCCATGAAAGTAGTTGATGTTGGCAACTTAAGGTACTTAAAGGCAGACGTTAGTTTTGAAGGAAGAGAAACAAATTGGACTATCGACTTTTCCTACTCAATGACAATGACAAAGGCAGGCGTGGAATTAAAATACGAGAAGATTCAAGATTTCTTGGTAGCCATTGATCTGTCAAGTAATAAATTTGATGGCTGCATTCCAGAAGACATTCAAATGGTAAAGGCACTTCAGTTCCTCAACCTTTCCAACAATTTTCTTTCAGGTCCAATTCCATCATCATTGGCAAATCTCTCTAACCTCCAAGCTTTGGACCTTTCTCGAAACAAGCTCTCCGGGGAGATCCCTCAAGAGCTGGTGCAACTCACTTTCCTTGGATTTTTTAATGTCTCTCATAATCAGCTGACCGGACCCATACCGCAAGGCAAACAATTTGGTACGTTCGAAAACAACTCATTTGAGGGCAACCTAGGATTATGTGGAAATCCATTGTCAAAGAAATGCTATCCCAAAGGCTTATCACCACCGCCGCCGTCATTGTCAAAGAAAGATGATGGTGAAGATTCATGGCTCCAACTTGGGTGGAAAGCAATCATGTTGGGATATGGAAGTGGGGTAGTGAATGGACTAGTTCTCGGTTACCTCTTCAACCCGATGAAACATAAGTTGTTTGTCAAGTATTTTGGAAGAAAGATGCAGAATCGGAGGAGGGGTAGGATGAATTAA